One window of Planctomycetia bacterium genomic DNA carries:
- a CDS encoding terpene cyclase/mutase family protein, whose product MKMTDEFQSDKSSRTVRMGVGALTLLILISAPVAAQSADSPAPTRQMTRISDDGASSSQMQESIHRGLEWLARRQEKDGSFGSDSQYGRHVGITALACLAFMSEGSVPGRGRYAGNIDAGLKFILDSASEQSGLVAAETSYGPMYGHGFATLFLGEVYGMSNRPDLREKLQKAVSLIVRTQNDQGGWRYHPVKADADLSVTICQIMALRSARNAGIAVPKSTIDRAIKYVQDSQNPDGGFRYMLDSAGSMFARSAAGVAALFYAGIYDDESIRTGLAYLEKFTPGKAQEQTHYFYGHYYAAQAMYLAGGKTWKRWWPAIRDELIEKQTDEGYWHGQTGSEYGTAMALIILQIPKQTLPIFQK is encoded by the coding sequence ATGAAAATGACTGACGAGTTTCAATCAGATAAGTCGTCCCGCACCGTGCGGATGGGCGTAGGCGCGTTGACGCTCCTGATACTTATCTCTGCGCCGGTGGCCGCTCAGTCAGCGGATTCGCCTGCGCCGACGCGGCAGATGACGCGCATTTCCGACGACGGCGCTTCCTCGTCGCAGATGCAGGAGTCCATCCATCGCGGGTTGGAATGGCTTGCCCGTCGACAGGAGAAGGATGGCTCTTTCGGGTCGGATTCGCAGTACGGTCGTCACGTTGGCATCACGGCGCTGGCGTGCCTGGCCTTCATGAGTGAGGGCAGCGTCCCCGGCCGCGGTCGATACGCCGGGAACATCGATGCGGGACTCAAATTCATTCTCGACTCCGCTTCTGAGCAGTCCGGCCTCGTTGCTGCCGAGACTTCCTATGGGCCGATGTACGGTCACGGCTTCGCCACGCTTTTCCTCGGAGAGGTCTACGGTATGTCCAACCGCCCCGACCTGCGCGAGAAGCTTCAAAAGGCGGTCTCTCTCATCGTGCGAACGCAGAATGATCAAGGCGGCTGGCGATACCACCCGGTCAAGGCCGATGCCGATCTTTCCGTCACCATCTGCCAGATCATGGCCCTGCGCTCGGCGCGCAATGCCGGCATCGCCGTGCCAAAGAGCACGATCGACCGCGCCATCAAATATGTTCAGGACAGCCAGAACCCCGACGGCGGCTTTCGTTACATGCTAGATTCGGCAGGCTCGATGTTCGCCCGATCGGCAGCGGGGGTTGCGGCGCTTTTTTACGCCGGCATCTACGATGACGAATCCATCCGCACCGGATTGGCTTATCTGGAGAAGTTCACGCCCGGAAAAGCGCAGGAGCAAACGCACTACTTCTACGGTCACTACTACGCTGCCCAGGCGATGTATCTCGCCGGCGGCAAGACCTGGAAAAGGTGGTGGCCAGCCATTCGCGATGAGCTCATTGAGAAGCAAACCGATGAAGGCTACTGGCACGGACAGACCGGCAGCGAATACGGAACCGCCATGGCGCTCATCATCCTTCAAATACCCAAGCAGACGCTGCCGATCTTCCAGAAGTGA
- a CDS encoding NPCBM/NEW2 domain-containing protein translates to MMMTTYLLSLLLATGSVGQTKLAAVVQSINGTVYQADVASIAAPDSLLCHGKDGTDSKVAWEDVDVVRFDNPPASKAVGAWAVSLHAGDRLFGKIVGGNSKQLQLKHAILGELEIALTEISRVQRVAAAVTTEPMAGEEDLLQLTNGDFLRGAVAGCASSGVTFFDGKRDREFRWADIAGLQLAALTRRPGSGLQWIVTLTDGTSLVGTAFRIESGSLSIKTVLDRKMSAPIDQLVSIEPIGGRRTWLSMMEPAEYKTTPYFDIRWGFERDRNVVGGPLCVAGETYARGIGLHSACRISYALDKRFRQFRAAVALDDTAGPLGDADVRILIDGRLLVELEHVRKNEALRLVDVDVSGGETLTIEIGFGDRGDVQDRVNLLNAALIGK, encoded by the coding sequence ATGATGATGACGACGTACCTTCTATCACTCCTATTGGCTACGGGATCGGTTGGACAGACCAAGCTGGCCGCCGTGGTACAGTCCATCAATGGAACAGTCTACCAGGCCGATGTCGCTTCCATCGCTGCGCCGGACTCACTGTTGTGCCATGGCAAGGACGGGACCGATTCGAAGGTCGCCTGGGAAGACGTCGATGTTGTACGGTTCGATAATCCGCCCGCTTCGAAGGCCGTCGGTGCCTGGGCGGTGTCGCTGCATGCCGGAGATCGCCTGTTTGGAAAGATCGTCGGAGGCAACTCAAAGCAGCTACAACTGAAGCACGCCATATTGGGCGAGTTGGAGATTGCGCTTACGGAGATATCCCGCGTCCAGCGGGTCGCAGCAGCCGTGACTACCGAACCCATGGCCGGCGAAGAGGACCTGCTTCAATTGACAAACGGCGACTTCCTCCGTGGAGCCGTTGCAGGCTGCGCGAGTTCCGGCGTCACTTTTTTTGACGGCAAGAGAGATCGGGAGTTTCGCTGGGCCGACATCGCGGGCCTGCAACTGGCCGCTCTCACTCGTCGGCCAGGCTCGGGCCTTCAGTGGATCGTCACGCTAACCGACGGGACATCGCTGGTGGGGACGGCATTTCGGATTGAGAGTGGTTCCTTATCAATCAAGACTGTGTTGGACCGGAAAATGTCCGCTCCCATCGATCAGTTGGTTTCGATCGAGCCAATCGGCGGGCGGCGAACCTGGCTCAGCATGATGGAGCCCGCGGAGTACAAGACCACGCCTTACTTTGACATTCGCTGGGGCTTCGAGCGAGATCGCAATGTCGTCGGCGGTCCGTTGTGCGTCGCGGGCGAGACATACGCCCGGGGAATTGGTCTGCACTCGGCGTGCCGAATTTCCTACGCACTCGACAAACGGTTTCGACAATTTCGCGCGGCCGTTGCCTTGGATGACACCGCCGGCCCGCTTGGCGATGCCGATGTCCGCATCTTGATTGATGGTCGGCTACTTGTGGAGCTGGAACACGTCAGGAAAAATGAGGCCCTCAGACTCGTCGATGTGGACGTGAGCGGCGGCGAGACGCTGACGATCGAGATTGGTTTCGGCGACCGCGGCGATGTACAGGATCGCGTGAATCTGCTCAACGCGGCGCTGATTGGGAAGTAG
- a CDS encoding glycosyltransferase family 4 protein has product MKLIYIHQHFVTNEGTTGTRTYDVSRYLVQMGHEVTIVCGLHDQSNLKRMAFWRLFRTEHIDGIKVRICNAYYSNKQGVPARLWAFGKFALVALLVTVLERGADLIFATSTPLTVGIPGRIGAAFKRIPYVFEVRDLWPEDLLDAGRLGPGLQYKVWEWIEQFSYAKAKKILLVSKGFHDRLLERGMAPDRLQTIVLGADGSLFRDVVPNREFFEQRGLQDKKIAIYTGAHGDANGLPQILDAAALLIDRPDIAFVLMGEGKMKEALKADVAARGLSNVHLLDPVPKRELPGILAACDMGLMILKQISRPRWVTPNKIFDYMFTGIPSIVNFAGTTAEMVEADGAGFASKPGDAEDLAAKIRRLADNPDERAAIGKHAREVAYAKYDRRMIAEQLAEVFESCLR; this is encoded by the coding sequence ATGAAGCTCATCTACATTCATCAGCATTTCGTTACCAACGAAGGCACGACCGGGACGCGCACGTACGACGTAAGCCGCTATCTGGTTCAGATGGGGCATGAAGTCACGATCGTCTGCGGGCTCCATGATCAGAGTAATCTGAAACGAATGGCCTTTTGGCGGTTGTTCCGAACGGAGCACATTGACGGGATCAAGGTCAGGATTTGCAACGCATATTACAGCAATAAGCAGGGGGTCCCGGCCCGACTCTGGGCATTTGGTAAGTTTGCCCTTGTGGCGCTGCTGGTCACGGTACTCGAGCGCGGGGCCGATTTGATATTCGCCACCAGCACGCCGCTCACGGTCGGTATTCCCGGCAGAATTGGGGCGGCCTTCAAGCGCATTCCTTATGTGTTCGAGGTGCGAGATCTATGGCCGGAAGATCTGCTCGATGCCGGACGGTTAGGGCCTGGTCTTCAATACAAGGTGTGGGAGTGGATCGAGCAGTTCAGTTACGCGAAAGCGAAGAAGATCCTCCTGGTCTCAAAGGGCTTTCACGATCGGCTGCTTGAACGAGGAATGGCGCCCGACCGATTGCAGACAATCGTTCTCGGCGCCGACGGGAGTCTATTTCGAGATGTGGTACCCAATCGCGAGTTTTTTGAGCAACGTGGACTCCAAGACAAGAAGATTGCCATTTACACCGGCGCCCATGGCGACGCCAACGGTCTGCCGCAGATTCTCGACGCTGCCGCATTGCTGATAGATCGCCCGGACATCGCATTTGTCCTGATGGGGGAAGGAAAAATGAAGGAGGCTCTTAAGGCCGACGTTGCGGCACGAGGGCTGTCCAATGTGCACCTGTTGGACCCGGTGCCCAAGCGGGAGCTGCCGGGAATATTGGCCGCCTGCGACATGGGGCTCATGATTCTCAAGCAGATTTCTCGCCCACGCTGGGTCACGCCGAACAAGATATTCGATTATATGTTCACAGGAATTCCCAGCATCGTGAACTTCGCGGGGACGACAGCGGAGATGGTCGAGGCGGACGGGGCGGGTTTTGCCAGTAAGCCCGGCGACGCGGAAGATCTGGCGGCGAAGATTCGCCGGCTCGCGGATAATCCTGATGAGCGGGCTGCGATTGGTAAGCATGCGCGAGAAGTTGCGTATGCAAAATACGATCGACGGATGATCGCGGAGCAACTCGCCGAAGTGTTCGAGTCCTGCCTCCGCTGA
- a CDS encoding DUF58 domain-containing protein — protein sequence MVQSTESFRRYLDPQVLARIGGLDLRARLLVRGFLSGMHRSPSHGFSVEFAEHRKYAQGDDLRFLDWKVYGRTDKHYIKEYEMESNLQLLLAVDCSESMGYRSADSAWSKFDYATTLAASISYLALRQADSVSLATFDSKTHRTSRGSNNPAKWKSIVHELAAATTVGRTSFRHALDELAESTHERHLIVIISDFLGPMEEIAAGLKHMRYRRHEPLVMQVLDRAEMTFPFKTPTRLVGLEEKDIMRVEPRVMREAYLTALRSFMTELRRRCHDQQADYAAFDTSNPVGGALGTYLAARASRVRR from the coding sequence GTGGTACAGTCGACCGAGAGCTTTCGAAGGTATCTCGATCCGCAGGTATTGGCCCGAATCGGTGGGCTTGATCTGCGTGCGAGATTGCTTGTCCGCGGATTTCTGAGCGGGATGCATCGTTCTCCTTCCCACGGCTTTTCGGTTGAGTTCGCCGAACATCGAAAATATGCCCAGGGGGACGATCTGCGATTCCTCGACTGGAAGGTCTACGGCCGGACCGACAAACATTACATTAAAGAGTACGAGATGGAGTCGAATCTTCAGCTCCTACTGGCCGTCGACTGCTCGGAATCCATGGGCTACCGTTCGGCGGACTCTGCCTGGTCGAAGTTCGATTACGCGACAACGCTCGCGGCTTCCATCTCGTACCTTGCCTTGCGACAAGCGGACTCGGTGTCTCTGGCGACGTTTGATTCCAAGACTCACCGGACCAGTCGCGGGTCAAACAATCCGGCCAAGTGGAAGTCCATCGTTCACGAGCTGGCGGCGGCTACGACCGTCGGTCGAACTTCGTTTCGCCATGCGCTGGATGAATTGGCTGAGAGCACGCATGAGCGGCATCTCATTGTGATCATCAGCGACTTCCTGGGACCGATGGAGGAGATTGCGGCCGGCCTCAAGCACATGCGTTACCGCCGACACGAGCCGCTTGTCATGCAGGTGCTCGATCGCGCAGAGATGACTTTCCCTTTCAAGACACCGACACGTCTGGTCGGCCTCGAGGAGAAGGACATCATGCGAGTCGAGCCTCGAGTCATGCGCGAAGCGTACCTGACCGCTTTGCGCTCATTCATGACGGAGCTGCGCCGGCGATGTCACGACCAGCAGGCGGACTATGCCGCGTTCGATACGAGTAATCCCGTCGGTGGTGCACTGGGAACATACCTCGCGGCGAGGGCCTCACGGGTTCGGCGATAG
- a CDS encoding MoxR family ATPase, giving the protein MPAQLGHDEIAAVEMLAQSRKRITEELAKSIVGQEEVLEQLLICLFSRGHCILEGVPGLAKTRAIRAVAQTLSLSFNRIQFTPDLMPSDITGTEIIEENKATGVRQLRFVNGPIFANVILADEINRTPPKTQAALLEAMQEYQVTAAGFAHRLPQPFFVLATQNPIEQEGTYSLPEAQLDRFMFKILVGYPSEEEELRIISLTTSGGETPLQRIFNSDDILSIQDIVRRVPCGDHVMRYAMRLARSSRPQEPGTPQFIRDYVSWGAGPRASQYLVIAAKARAILHGRFHVTVEDITSVAYPVLRHRLVTNFNAEADAVATDDLVARLISETPKDSTPALDAVGADRVLNRS; this is encoded by the coding sequence ATGCCCGCCCAGCTCGGGCACGACGAGATCGCGGCCGTCGAAATGCTGGCCCAAAGCAGGAAGCGAATTACGGAAGAACTCGCGAAGTCCATCGTGGGTCAGGAGGAGGTTCTTGAGCAGTTGCTCATTTGCCTTTTCTCGAGGGGCCACTGCATTCTTGAGGGCGTGCCCGGTCTCGCTAAGACTCGGGCCATCCGCGCCGTGGCCCAGACGCTGAGTCTCTCGTTCAATCGAATTCAGTTCACGCCGGACCTGATGCCCAGCGACATCACGGGCACCGAGATCATCGAGGAAAACAAGGCGACCGGCGTTCGGCAACTTCGTTTTGTCAACGGTCCGATCTTCGCCAACGTCATCCTTGCGGATGAGATTAATCGTACGCCTCCCAAGACGCAGGCGGCGCTGCTTGAGGCGATGCAGGAATACCAGGTGACGGCCGCAGGCTTTGCGCATCGCCTGCCTCAGCCATTCTTCGTGCTTGCGACGCAGAACCCTATCGAGCAGGAGGGCACCTATTCATTGCCCGAGGCTCAGCTCGACCGTTTCATGTTCAAAATCCTTGTGGGCTATCCGAGCGAAGAGGAGGAGCTTCGGATCATCAGCCTCACGACCTCAGGCGGCGAGACTCCGCTGCAGCGGATTTTCAACAGTGACGACATTCTGTCTATTCAGGATATTGTCCGTCGCGTGCCCTGCGGGGACCATGTCATGCGTTACGCGATGCGCCTTGCACGCAGCTCGCGTCCACAGGAGCCCGGCACACCGCAGTTCATTCGGGACTATGTAAGCTGGGGCGCCGGTCCGCGTGCGTCGCAGTACCTGGTCATTGCGGCCAAGGCCCGCGCCATCCTCCACGGACGATTTCACGTCACGGTTGAAGACATCACGTCCGTGGCATATCCGGTGCTGCGACATCGGCTTGTCACCAACTTCAACGCCGAGGCCGACGCGGTCGCGACGGACGACCTCGTGGCTCGACTGATCAGTGAAACACCGAAGGATTCAACCCCGGCGCTGGACGCGGTGGGAGCTGATCGTGTCTTGAATCGATCGTGA
- a CDS encoding VWA domain-containing protein gives MITAAGLAGVPLLIHLLSRRAYRTEPWAAMQFLAAAQTVTRRRLRIEQWLLLALRILTVLLVGLALSRPFLASSSVIGALGHAAESKVIVLDDSLSMRARRDDGASSFEAGLGVARQIVDSSDARDAIGLVLASAPARSVIQRCTRDHQAVRSALDALQCSLRMNDLGGALESAAANLDTGDDASGSRNCYVITDMTAGAFAHGGLAEAASSASIAKVSESVDRLIILDVGPKARRNLSIKRLNRISQVIGSKRPATYSLELANESDEVVNSLTVSIGLDGVTTRKLQLEQIGPWQTVVEEFELTLSVPGPHRIVARIENADDGLPEDDVRFLAVDVVNEMRVLCVQDVPTSNAEAEPLFYVRAALGGSDSVDDRDRVWIRTCSSHGLASEVLSNYEVVILGDLPRISVETGRRFQQFVVAGGGLIVVLAERAAPEGYSVHRDGDASWLPVQPGAVVRAANPAQALGYQLADPHNFALRDFGDNPVGGLQRANVTAYREAQIAGKPGLQTLIAFSDGAPALVQQRVGRGVVLCWLTSIDMSWTNLPGKPDFVPLMLNLAHLAASGASREVNTMIGRNVIWTFPMESAGEQFPVVTPGSHTHQSGLLADEGFAILTVEKVDESGFYSAGAGVLRRLAAVNSDTGDSDLSRASIEQVRRALGANVEIVTEAGITSAIRRAAPPKEFAQIMMICLLAVVVVETIVGTVLGGVR, from the coding sequence ATGATTACGGCCGCGGGACTGGCTGGAGTCCCGCTCCTGATCCACCTTCTCAGTCGCCGCGCCTATCGCACCGAGCCCTGGGCTGCCATGCAGTTTCTGGCCGCGGCTCAGACCGTCACTCGCCGTCGGCTGCGAATCGAGCAATGGCTGCTATTGGCCCTTCGGATCCTCACAGTTCTCCTGGTGGGTCTGGCGCTGAGCCGGCCCTTTCTCGCCTCGTCATCCGTCATCGGGGCGCTCGGTCATGCCGCCGAGTCCAAAGTCATTGTGCTGGACGACAGTCTTTCCATGCGGGCCCGACGAGACGACGGGGCCTCTTCGTTTGAGGCTGGATTGGGAGTGGCGCGACAAATCGTCGATTCGTCGGATGCGCGGGATGCGATCGGCTTGGTCCTGGCGTCCGCTCCCGCGAGAAGCGTGATTCAGCGCTGCACGCGCGATCATCAGGCGGTGCGGTCGGCCCTGGATGCGCTGCAATGCTCCCTCAGGATGAACGACTTAGGCGGCGCGTTGGAGAGCGCCGCTGCAAATCTCGATACGGGAGACGATGCGTCAGGATCGCGAAATTGTTACGTGATTACCGACATGACCGCCGGCGCGTTCGCGCACGGGGGTCTGGCGGAGGCCGCATCATCGGCTTCGATCGCGAAGGTCAGCGAGTCCGTCGATCGGCTGATCATCCTGGATGTCGGGCCGAAAGCTCGGCGAAATCTCTCGATTAAGAGGCTTAATCGGATCAGCCAGGTCATTGGCTCAAAGCGTCCTGCCACCTATTCCCTGGAGCTCGCCAACGAGTCTGATGAGGTCGTCAATTCCCTGACGGTTTCGATCGGGCTGGATGGCGTCACAACGAGAAAACTTCAGCTCGAGCAGATCGGACCCTGGCAGACTGTGGTGGAGGAGTTTGAGCTGACGCTGAGTGTACCCGGACCGCACAGGATCGTCGCAAGAATAGAGAATGCCGACGATGGCCTGCCCGAGGATGATGTTCGCTTTCTCGCGGTGGATGTCGTCAATGAGATGCGCGTTCTGTGCGTGCAGGATGTCCCGACTTCCAATGCAGAGGCGGAGCCGTTGTTCTATGTCCGGGCGGCCTTGGGTGGTTCCGATTCGGTCGACGATCGAGATCGGGTTTGGATTCGTACATGCTCTTCGCACGGCCTCGCGTCGGAGGTGCTGTCGAATTACGAGGTTGTGATTCTCGGTGACCTGCCACGCATCAGCGTCGAGACGGGCCGGAGATTTCAGCAATTCGTGGTGGCCGGCGGTGGATTAATCGTTGTCCTGGCCGAGAGGGCGGCGCCGGAGGGTTACTCGGTTCATCGCGATGGCGATGCCTCATGGCTGCCCGTGCAGCCGGGCGCCGTCGTGAGAGCGGCCAATCCCGCCCAGGCTCTGGGATATCAACTGGCCGATCCTCACAATTTCGCGCTGCGAGATTTTGGCGACAACCCGGTGGGGGGTCTTCAGCGCGCTAACGTCACTGCGTACCGGGAGGCGCAAATAGCGGGCAAACCCGGTTTGCAGACGCTGATTGCTTTTTCCGATGGTGCGCCGGCGCTGGTACAGCAGCGTGTCGGCCGAGGTGTGGTACTATGCTGGCTCACCAGCATCGATATGTCATGGACAAACCTCCCCGGGAAACCGGATTTTGTGCCGCTGATGCTCAATCTCGCCCACCTCGCGGCGTCGGGTGCATCCCGAGAAGTGAACACGATGATTGGGAGAAACGTCATCTGGACTTTTCCCATGGAGTCGGCGGGCGAGCAGTTTCCGGTTGTCACGCCGGGCAGCCACACGCATCAATCCGGATTGCTTGCCGACGAGGGCTTCGCAATCTTGACCGTTGAGAAAGTGGACGAGTCCGGCTTCTACAGCGCTGGTGCGGGTGTACTGCGTCGATTGGCGGCCGTGAACAGCGATACGGGTGACAGCGACTTGTCACGGGCCTCGATCGAGCAGGTTCGGCGAGCTCTCGGCGCCAACGTCGAAATCGTGACGGAAGCCGGTATTACGTCGGCGATCCGCCGGGCCGCGCCGCCAAAAGAATTCGCCCAAATCATGATGATCTGTCTGCTTGCAGTGGTCGTCGTTGAGACCATTGTCGGAACGGTACTTGGCGGCGTGCGATGA
- a CDS encoding GDP-mannose 4,6-dehydratase, producing MKALITGGAGFIGSHLADRLLSRGDEVTALDDLSTGSLRNLESVMKTPRFRFVQDDVRNSQVMHMLVEQCDMVFHLAAAVGVQLIVEQPVHTIETNIHGSEVVLSIANKFRKPVLIASTSEVYGKSERVPFREDDDTVLGATRFSRWSYACSKAIDEFLGLAYHQQFGLPVVVVRFFNTVGPRQTGQYGMVIPRFVERALRNEPIQIYGTGTQARCFGYVGDVVDAVIDLMHSTEAPGRVYNIGSTEEVTINQLADRVIELVGSKSPKEYISYEQAYGRPFDDMMRRIPCLDRIKGVIGYQPKTGLNEILRQVIAEKKSLMGKKG from the coding sequence ATGAAAGCACTTATCACCGGCGGCGCAGGTTTCATCGGTTCACACCTGGCGGATCGACTCCTATCCCGGGGTGACGAGGTCACGGCGCTGGACGACCTCTCGACTGGAAGCCTTCGAAACCTTGAGTCGGTTATGAAGACTCCCCGATTTCGCTTCGTCCAGGATGACGTCCGTAACAGCCAGGTGATGCACATGCTCGTTGAGCAGTGCGATATGGTCTTTCACCTTGCCGCGGCCGTGGGCGTGCAATTGATTGTCGAGCAGCCGGTTCACACGATCGAGACAAACATCCACGGGAGCGAAGTCGTCCTCAGTATCGCCAACAAGTTTCGCAAGCCCGTCCTGATCGCCTCCACGAGCGAGGTGTATGGCAAAAGTGAAAGAGTGCCGTTCCGCGAGGATGACGACACCGTGCTGGGGGCCACTCGGTTTTCTCGTTGGTCCTACGCCTGCTCGAAGGCCATCGACGAATTCCTGGGACTCGCCTATCACCAGCAATTTGGCCTTCCGGTCGTAGTCGTCCGATTCTTCAACACCGTCGGGCCCCGGCAGACCGGCCAGTACGGCATGGTCATCCCACGATTCGTGGAGCGTGCGCTGCGCAACGAACCGATCCAGATCTACGGCACAGGTACGCAGGCGCGCTGCTTCGGCTACGTCGGCGACGTCGTCGACGCAGTCATCGATTTAATGCATTCAACGGAAGCGCCGGGCCGAGTCTACAACATCGGCTCGACCGAAGAAGTGACGATCAATCAGCTTGCTGATCGTGTGATCGAGCTTGTCGGCAGCAAGAGTCCAAAGGAGTACATCTCCTACGAACAAGCCTATGGAAGGCCGTTTGACGACATGATGCGCCGAATCCCCTGCCTGGACCGCATTAAGGGCGTGATCGGCTATCAGCCGAAAACGGGCCTTAATGAGATCCTCCGGCAAGTCATCGCCGAGAAGAAATCACTAATGGGAAAAAAGGGCTAA
- a CDS encoding GNAT family N-acetyltransferase, with the protein MQQKDDRSARSTRPYWVNRLARPDEQGPILELVRAVHGDSHLELDDAYFCWRYLNDTPFRASVMLAEHDGRPIGIQPIAIFDWQWGSAALKGAMYTGVLTHPDHRRRGVFRSLIDSSNEHAAQVGAQFIMTLPNDASLPGFQRFGDWQYPGLISLMLKVVNPRAVMRDAGFQPLGTILQWVPAVAFRRRRVGGSDGGLSFERVADFPKELDIAADQFADHIGSLLIRRTSDYLNWRYAARPESAYQLFVARRGSDIAGAVVTSHGVRARIKVGMIVDLVSQADEAVIRSLIRFAENDLRQRGFGIVTCQATSPALLRALRFEGFRNGPPSVIRKRFHFVYRRTGVTGLPHDPSSLSNWHLTFGDSDNA; encoded by the coding sequence GTGCAGCAAAAAGATGACAGGAGTGCCCGATCGACGCGGCCGTATTGGGTCAACAGGCTTGCACGCCCTGATGAGCAGGGGCCGATTCTTGAATTAGTGCGCGCTGTTCATGGCGATTCCCATCTTGAGCTCGATGACGCATACTTTTGCTGGCGCTATCTGAATGACACTCCGTTTCGAGCAAGCGTCATGCTCGCGGAGCACGACGGCCGGCCCATCGGCATTCAGCCCATCGCCATTTTCGATTGGCAGTGGGGCTCGGCCGCGCTCAAGGGGGCGATGTACACGGGTGTGCTGACTCACCCGGATCATCGGCGCCGGGGCGTGTTTCGTTCATTGATTGACAGCAGTAACGAACATGCGGCCCAAGTCGGCGCGCAGTTCATTATGACGCTGCCCAACGATGCGTCGTTGCCGGGCTTTCAGAGGTTTGGCGACTGGCAGTATCCAGGTCTCATCAGCCTGATGCTGAAGGTTGTCAATCCGCGAGCCGTGATGAGGGATGCCGGTTTTCAGCCATTGGGAACGATTCTTCAGTGGGTGCCGGCGGTTGCGTTTCGTCGAAGGCGCGTAGGGGGCAGTGACGGCGGCCTGTCGTTCGAGCGAGTGGCTGACTTTCCCAAGGAGCTTGACATCGCGGCCGATCAGTTCGCCGATCACATCGGAAGTTTGCTGATCCGGCGTACGTCCGACTACCTGAACTGGCGATATGCGGCGCGCCCGGAATCGGCATATCAGCTATTCGTGGCGCGGCGGGGGAGCGATATCGCGGGCGCGGTCGTGACATCGCATGGTGTTCGAGCGCGAATCAAGGTCGGGATGATCGTGGATCTGGTGAGCCAGGCCGACGAGGCGGTCATTCGGAGCCTCATCCGCTTTGCAGAGAATGACCTCAGGCAGCGCGGCTTCGGAATCGTCACATGCCAGGCAACGAGTCCGGCTTTGCTCCGTGCGCTTCGTTTTGAGGGATTTCGAAATGGGCCGCCTTCAGTGATTCGAAAGCGATTTCACTTTGTCTACCGGCGAACGGGCGTTACCGGCCTTCCGCACGACCCATCAAGCCTGTCTAACTGGCATCTCACGTTCGGCGATTCGGATAATGCCTAA